From the genome of Spinacia oleracea cultivar Varoflay chromosome 2, BTI_SOV_V1, whole genome shotgun sequence, one region includes:
- the LOC110775584 gene encoding uncharacterized protein has product MGDLYLNICPGWNFTTNLSCSSVGIIILAWDPSTFDVDIVSISSQHIHSVIKPKSTGVSFQCTFIYGMNGKNERLALWNSLSHIADNCKQPWVIMGDFNALMEIKDRIGGPVRLGDIQAMRNCMVHCNLSTIKTVGRQYTWNNKQEGEARVFSRIDRVLANASWLDLFPTAEANYLPEGEFDHSPMLLCFHKNVNLKRPFRFFNMWANAENFIDVVQTNWEKPVFGCTMYRILQRLKWLKVDLKQMNKEGFSNVEAENTKLYSNLLQIQARLHATPNDGSLADAEKLAAADYKQAHNAYMSYLHQTAKINWLAQGDENTRVFHQSIKQRRRHNTIHSIQNMQGDRVTTIEGVKDIFT; this is encoded by the coding sequence ATGGGTGACTTGTACCTCAATATCTGTCCAGGGTGGAATTTCACTACCAACCTTAGCTGTTCCTCTGTAGGAATAATAATTCTGGCATGGGATCCTTCTACTTTCGATGTGGATATAGTGTCCATAAGTAGCCAGCACATTCATAGTGTTATCAAACCAAAAAGCACTGGTGTCAGTTTTCAGTGCACATTCATATATGGGATGAATGGGAAAAATGAGAGATTGGCCCTTTGGAACTCTCTCTCTCACATTGCTGATAACTGTAAGCAACCATGGGTCATTATGGGTGACTTTAATGCACTAATGGAGATTAAGGATAGAATTGGTGGGCCTGTTAGGCTTGGTGATATTCAGGCTATGAGGAACTGTATGGTCCATTGCAATCTCTCCACCATTAAGACTGTGGGTAGACAATATACCTGGAACAATAAGCAAGAAGGGGAGGCAAGAGTTTTTTCAAGAATTGATAGAGTTTTGGCCAATGCTAGCTGGTTGGATCTATTCCCTACTGCAGAAGCAAACTACCTCCCTGAAGGTGAGTTTGACCATAGCCCTATGTTGCTTTGCTTTCACAAAAATGTTAACTTAAAAAGGCCTTTCAGATTCTTTAATATGTGGGCTAATGCTGAGAACTTTATTGATGTTGTTCAAACCAACTGGGAGAAACCTGTGTTTGGTTGTACCATGTACAGAATCCTACAGAGACTCAAGTGGTTAAAGGTGGACCTGAAGCAAATGAACAAGGAGGGTTTTAGTAATGTTGAAGCTGAAAACACCAAACTCTACTCTAATTTACTACAAATCCAAGCTAGATTACATGCCACCCCAAATGATGGAAGCTTGGCTGATGCTGAAAAGCTAGCTGCAGCTGATTATAAACAGGCTCACAATGCTTATATGTCTTATCTCCATCAGACAGCCAAGATTAATTGGCTAGCTCAGGGGGATGAGAACACTAGAGTTTTCCACCAGAGTATCAAGCAGAGAAGAAGACACAATACAATTCACTCAATTCAGAACATGCAAGGTGACAGGGTCACAACAATTGAAGGGGTGAAAGATATCTTCACTTAG